The following are from one region of the Vitis riparia cultivar Riparia Gloire de Montpellier isolate 1030 chromosome 14, EGFV_Vit.rip_1.0, whole genome shotgun sequence genome:
- the LOC117930076 gene encoding sodium/hydrogen exchanger 2-like isoform X1 — MMASQFGSMLTRLGNLSTSDHASVVSINLFVALLCGCIVIGHLLEENRWVNESITALVIGVCTGVVILLTSGGRSSHLLVFSEDLFFIYLLPPIIFNAGFQVKKKQFFRNFITIMLFGAVGTLISCGIITSGVMQFFSKLDIGSFDIGDYLAIGAIFSATDSVCTLQVLNQDETPLLYSLVFGEGVVNDAASVVLFNAIQSFDLTHTNLRIALQFIGNFFYLFFTSTMLGVVAGLLSAYIIKTLYFGRHSTDREVALMMLMAYLSYILAELFYLSGILTVFFCGIVMSHYTWHNVTESSRVTTKHAFATLSFVAEIFIFLYVGMDALDIEKWRFVSKTPGTSVAVSSILIGLVLVGRAAFVFPLSFLSNLAKKTPTEKITFRQQVIIWWAGLMRGAVSVALAYNQFARSGHTQLRSNAIMITSTITVVLFSTVVFGLMTQPLIRFLLPHSKNTTSMVYSDSSTPKSFAVPLLESAQNSDADMGGHGFPRPSSLRMLLTTPSRSVHHYWRKFDDAIMRPMFGGRGFVPFVPGSPTERSAPQ, encoded by the exons ATGATGGCTTCCCAGTTTGGTTCAATGTTGACAAGGTTGGGTAATCTATCCACTTCTGATCATGCGTCTGTGGTGTCCATCAATCTATTTGTGGCACTCCTTTGTGGTTGCATTGTGATTGGTCATCTTCTTGAGGAGAACCGGTGGGTGAATGAGTCAATCACTGCCCTTGTGATT GGTGTGTGTACTGGAGTTGTTATTTTGCTGACAAGTGGGGGAAGAAGCTCACATCTTCTGGTCTTCAGTGAAgatcttttctttatatatctTCTTCCGCCCATTATATTTAATGCTGG GTTTCAGGTGAAAAAGAAGCAATTTTTTCGGAACTTTATCACTATCATGCTGTTTGGTGCGGTTGGAACACTAATATCTTGTGGCATAATAACATCAG GTGTTATGCAATTCTTTAGTAAATTGGATATTGGTTCCTTCGATATAGGAGATTATCTAG CCATTGGTGCGATATTTTCAGCAACAGATTCTGTTTGCACGTTGCAG GTGCTTAACCAGGATGAGACGCCTTTACTTTATAGCCTGGTCTTTGGGGAGGGGGTTGTAAATGATGCAGCATCAGTTGTTCTTTTCAATGCAATCCAGAGCTTTGATCTCACCCACACCAATCTTAGGATTGCATTGCAGTTTATTggcaactttttttatttattttttacaagcaCTATGCTAGGAGTCGTA GCTGGGTTGCTCAGTGCTTACATTATCAAAACTTTGTATTTTGGCAG GCACTCTACTGATCGGGAGGTTGCCCTTATGATGCTTATGGCATACCTTTCCTACATACTTGCTGAA CTATTCTATTTGAGTGGCATTCTCACGGTATTTTTCTGTGGGATTGTAATGTCCCATTACACGTGGCACAATGTTACAGAGAGTTCAAGAGTCACTACCAA GCATGCTTTTGCAACCTTGTCATTTGTAGCTGAGATTTTCATCTTCCTTTATGTTGGTATGGATGCCTTGGACATTGAGAAATGGAGATTTGTGAGCAAAAC TCCTGGAACATCAGTTGCTGTGAGTTCGATACTGATAGGTTTGGTTCTGGTTGGAAGAGCAGCTTTTGTTTTTCCCCTATCCTTTTTATCCAACTTAGCCAAGAAGACCCCAACTGAAAAAATCACTTTCAGGCAGCAA GTTATAATATGGTGGGCTGGTCTCATGAGGGGTGCTGTGTCTGTGGCCCTTGCTTATAATCAG TTTGCAAGGTCGGGACATACTCAATTGCGATCAAATGCAATCATGATCACCAGCACCATAACAGTTGTTCTTTTCAGCACAGTG GTATTTGGTTTAATGACTCAACCTCTTATAAGATTCTTGCTTCCTCATTCAAAAAACACAACCAGCATGGTATATTCAGACTCATCAACTCCAAAATCGTTTGCGGTGCCACTTCTTGAGAGCGCACAGAACTCTGATGCTGATATGGGTGGCCATGGTTTCCCACGCCCTAGTAGCCTTCGCATGCTCCTGACAACCCCATCTCGCAGTGTTCATCACTACTGGCGCAAGTTTGATGATGCCATTATGCGTCCAATGTTTGGTGGGCGGGGTTTCGTCCCATTCGTTCCTGGCTCACCAACTGAAAGGTCTGCCCCTCAGTAA
- the LOC117930076 gene encoding sodium/hydrogen exchanger 2-like isoform X2, with translation MMASQFGSMLTRLGNLSTSDHASVVSINLFVALLCGCIVIGHLLEENRWVNESITALVIGVCTGVVILLTSGGRSSHLLVFSEDLFFIYLLPPIIFNAGFQVKKKQFFRNFITIMLFGAVGTLISCGIITSGVMQFFSKLDIGSFDIGDYLAIGAIFSATDSVCTLQVLNQDETPLLYSLVFGEGVVNDAASVVLFNAIQSFDLTHTNLRIALQFIGNFFYLFFTSTMLGVVAGLLSAYIIKTLYFGRHSTDREVALMMLMAYLSYILAELFYLSGILTVFFCGIVMSHYTWHNVTESSRVTTKHAFATLSFVAEIFIFLYVGMDALDIEKWRFVSKTPGTSVAVSSILIGLVLVGRAAFVFPLSFLSNLAKKTPTEKITFRQQVIIWWAGLMRGAVSVALAYNQFARSGHTQLRSNAIMITSTITVVLFSTVVFGLMTQPLIRFLLPHSKNTTSMVYSDSSTPKSFAVPLLESAQNSDADMGGHGFPRPSSLRMLLTTPSRSVHHYWRKFDDAIMRPMFGGRGFVPFVPGSPTERSAPQ, from the exons ATGATGGCTTCCCAGTTTGGTTCAATGTTGACAAGGTTGGGTAATCTATCCACTTCTGATCATGCGTCTGTGGTGTCCATCAATCTATTTGTGGCACTCCTTTGTGGTTGCATTGTGATTGGTCATCTTCTTGAGGAGAACCGGTGGGTGAATGAGTCAATCACTGCCCTTGTGATT GGTGTGTGTACTGGAGTTGTTATTTTGCTGACAAGTGGGGGAAGAAGCTCACATCTTCTGGTCTTCAGTGAAgatcttttctttatatatctTCTTCCGCCCATTATATTTAATGCTGG GTTTCAGGTGAAAAAGAAGCAATTTTTTCGGAACTTTATCACTATCATGCTGTTTGGTGCGGTTGGAACACTAATATCTTGTGGCATAATAACATCAG GTGTTATGCAATTCTTTAGTAAATTGGATATTGGTTCCTTCGATATAGGAGATTATCTAG CCATTGGTGCGATATTTTCAGCAACAGATTCTGTTTGCACGTTGCAG GTGCTTAACCAGGATGAGACGCCTTTACTTTATAGCCTGGTCTTTGGGGAGGGGGTTGTAAATGATGCAGCATCAGTTGTTCTTTTCAATGCAATCCAGAGCTTTGATCTCACCCACACCAATCTTAGGATTGCATTGCAGTTTATTggcaactttttttatttattttttacaagcaCTATGCTAGGAGTCGTA GCTGGGTTGCTCAGTGCTTACATTATCAAAACTTTGTATTTTGGCAG GCACTCTACTGATCGGGAGGTTGCCCTTATGATGCTTATGGCATACCTTTCCTACATACTTGCTGAA CTATTCTATTTGAGTGGCATTCTCACGGTATTTTTCTGTGGGATTGTAATGTCCCATTACACGTGGCACAATGTTACAGAGAGTTCAAGAGTCACTACCAA GCATGCTTTTGCAACCTTGTCATTTGTAGCTGAGATTTTCATCTTCCTTTATGTTGGTATGGATGCCTTGGACATTGAGAAATGGAGATTTGTGAGCAAAAC TCCTGGAACATCAGTTGCTGTGAGTTCGATACTGATAGGTTTGGTTCTGGTTGGAAGAGCAGCTTTTGTTTTTCCCCTATCCTTTTTATCCAACTTAGCCAAGAAGACCCCAACTGAAAAAATCACTTTCAGGCAGCAA GTTATAATATGGTGGGCTGGTCTCATGAGGGGTGCTGTGTCTGTGGCCCTTGCTTATAATCAG TTTGCAAGGTCGGGACATACTCAATTGCGATCAAATGCAATCATGATCACCAGCACCATAACAGTTGTTC TTTTCAGCACAGTGGTATTTGGTTTAATGACTCAACCTCTTATAAGATTCTTGCTTCCTCATTCAAAAAACACAACCAGCATGGTATATTCAGACTCATCAACTCCAAAATCGTTTGCGGTGCCACTTCTTGAGAGCGCACAGAACTCTGATGCTGATATGGGTGGCCATGGTTTCCCACGCCCTAGTAGCCTTCGCATGCTCCTGACAACCCCATCTCGCAGTGTTCATCACTACTGGCGCAAGTTTGATGATGCCATTATGCGTCCAATGTTTGGTGGGCGGGGTTTCGTCCCATTCGTTCCTGGCTCACCAACTGAAAGGTCTGCCCCTCAGTAA